TTATGGAACCAGGCGCTGTGGTGTTCCAATAGAAGCGGTTCACagtgaaatctgatttttcacATTAATCTTTTACCCGTAATAATATGAAAAGGGGGTCGGGCTTCAGGATCTTCAAGAACAGTGGTGCTGAGTTTATCGACCCTTTTGACTCAAAGGTTCTATTTCTTGATTGGGGCAAAAGGGATATATCTCAATGGTAGAATGTCACCACCAATCCTTGTCATCAATTATCTATAGCATATAACCATCTTGATTGCAGAAATTACCGAACAGATTTGCAGAAATTACTCAACAGAACTTTGAGAACAAATGCATTTCACTGGGTGACTGAATGCCCTTGCTAAATGCGTTTCTGGTTTTTTGAGGACTTATTTAGACATTTATATTGGATTTTCTTAACCttaaacaagaagaaatctctctctctctctctctctctctcccccgcATCAACATATtgcacaaaattttggattGGATTATTTGGTTGAAAATTTGCACACCCAACATGACTACATATAAATCAAATTTTACTTTGTCTTTCCAAGATTTCGATGTCAATCTGAATCAGAAAACACAAGTCACTAGGTACATTAACCACTTGTCATGAGACATTCCCCAAGTCCATGATGTATATAACGAAAAATAGACGGTGTGAAATTCCAGCACCACAAGAGTCAAATAACCCAGGTGATCATTACTTGATAAGTTCAAGGATGAACTTTGTGGTACATACTTTTAAAGGGAAAGTAAACGGTATGATAAATTGGGGTAATCTGTTCATTCAAGTCAGACGGCACAGAATGGTGTGAAATGCAAACCAAGAAATCAGCTTGTCGCTATATCCTTACAGTCAGTGAGGATGAAATATCACGTCTTTGTTcaggttttcaaaaatgttttcgGAAGACAAACAATTTACCAActttttgaggaaaattttaTGTCACTAACATCTTAAAGAAAAGTCATCGCTTACCACTTAACAGAAACCGTCAAAGAAATATGTGATAGAAGTCCGGTTTTATGCAAAATTTCCCCACATGCAAGAAAACTGTCAAACCACAGTACAAACACGGTTTGCTGCTTCGCAGGCTCAAACTAACATTATTGGACAATGGAAGGCATCAGGCATCTCCATGGCCTATCAAGGTGAGAAGCAACTCCCGGTAGTCACCTGAGGTATCATCCACAATGGCTTTGTCCAATATTGGACAATGGAAGGCATCAGGCATCTCCATGGCCTATCAAGGTGAGAAGCAACTCCCGGTAGTCACCTGAGGTATCATCCACAATGGCTTTGTCCAACCCGACACCATTCACTTTGAGGTATTCCTCCTTGATCTGCTTCATATCAACTTCAGCTCGTGTAACCACCACCCTGGTTAATGCTCCTTCATCAGTTCCAAGTCTGTTGATTGCCTTGCTGAGAACGTCCACAAAATATTTCTCTGGAAATACTAAGCATTGTATCGCTGCTTTCAGTGCACATACATACTCATCTTTGGAATCAACCTTAAGATCCTGAAGACAGTGAATTTTACGATTTCATATTTCTGAAAAAGGGAATGGATTGCTAATACTGAAAGTATCATGACCGATCTCTACCTCGTCTATAGGGTTCCCAAAAGAGTCCTTGTAATGGCTAAATGTTGCACTCAACTGTGCTTTGCTACGGGTAGTCAAGATCCTGATTACATCTTCATGATTCACAGCATTGCCATTTATCTTGTCATGCAGTATCTCTGCCTCTTTCTTTGCAAGATCACTATCAACCTCCACTCCAGGATAGCGATATGAACTAACTAGACCCACCAAAAGCTGAGGAAACACATAATCGTTTAGTACAAGAACTGACGTTCAGGACAGCCTTAAAATTCAGGCATGCATTGTGAAAGGTTGCACCTTTTGAACCTTTGGAAGAAGTTTACTAGTCATGAACTCCATTtccaacatataaaaaaaaaattaaacaccaTATTATGCTGCATTACAAGAGACAAATGTTTCAATATAActgtaaaaaattcaaaaggtaTAGAATTTGATCATTATCTGCAAAGATAACCACAGGGGCAGAAACATGGCAGTAAATGACTCGATGGTAATTGGTTCATTCAGACAACCAGGGGCAGAGAAAACCATTGTCACCCacgtgaagatcctaaaattcgaAACTTATAAACTGTATGAAGTTAACTGTATGAAGTTCAAACTTACTCAAATCTATCTTCAGATGGAACAGACAAAGCAATAAATGCAGTTATTGGTACCTCACATTAATAATGATTCTGGAGAAATGTCAACATACGTAGATGAActatgagaaaaataaaaataaaaaataaaactgaaaatggaaaagctaAGCATGAGAGACAACTATAAGCGTGAAAATACTCATGGTTTTTGGAATACTTACAGCATGTCATTCATGAGGCATGTAAATACAAGGGAtggaaagagaaatgaaagacCTTCAAGAAAACTCCTATTCCTGTTGGGCATCAGGAAGTAATGGAACAGAAAAAATATGGCAATCCATGAAAGGGCCTAACATGAGTAAGTCTAAGTCAATAGAGATAGAAATATACTGAGTGCAAACTGGATACATGGAATCATGGACATGAATCCCattgaatttagaaaaaaaaaggacataaTGATATGCTTGAGGAAAAAGATATATACACCTTACGGTAGCCGCTATCTACGTGTGGTGCAACATCCTCTTCAATTGATCTCTTAAAGCGAGCATGATATGCCTCTCTAACAAGCAGTAGTTCCTTTGGAGACCTTGCACATGCTATCTCTATGAGGACAAGGTTTTTAGGATCCCACCTCCTAATAGTTTGATTGGCCAACAATGCATCACGTTCAGCTGGGTCCAAGGTCCACAGAAGCACAGCACTCtggtttaaaatattttaacagCCATCAAACATGGATTTATTTAATGAAATTGACACAGTTTGCGTCAGAGAAAACATTGACAccttaactaaaattttttccAGCACTTGCTCAAAAAGTAAAACTAGACAGTGATCATGAGCACAACCTCAAAGTCATTTGAGAGCTCCTCCTTTAGATCCTTCAGGAGACTTTCTCCATAAAGTTCAGAATAGGTATTCCTAATTAATTTGAGTTGGGCTGCATTTCTGTGCCCAATTATGGAAATAATCAACTTCTCGTTTGTTCCCCAACCTGCAAAAATAAGCGTTATTTACGTGAAGAGATGgattgataaaataaaatatcagtTGCATACGACATTGAAATTTGTGCATTTCATAAACACCAAAGCCCTGAGATTTTTCAAGGGTAAAGCAAGTGACTGGAAAGCCAGATGACAAAATTTGACTGTGTAAGTGATGGGCATCCAGTTTTGCTCATTTGAGTTACGATCAAACTCCCAGTTGCAGAGATACAAGGTGAATGTTCAAGCAATGCCTTGAAACATGCATGGATACACAAAGTGCATCTGAGTAAGTCAAGTTCCAACTCAGCCTACTATGATCAAGGGGCAATCCAAAAGCTGGCTAATAATCAATCACAGTTTTTAACTTGTGAAGGGGTCAGATTGGAGTCCCATTTCCATGATCAACTAGTGAGAAATGTTTGTACATTCGCTAGGCACTTTTCAAACGAATTCTGTAATTCAGCAGTTGAGCGACCACTCGTGCAACCTTATTGCACTAAGGCAGCACAAAAgcttcaaagattgaacttgcgTAAAAGATATTTGATGGCACAGAGACTTAAGATTGGTTTGGTGACTCCTCTTGAATAAATTTATCATTATATCTCCCTGCTAATGCCTCCCCACTTTCAGCATGAAATTAGTTTGATCCAACATCCTTTATCCataaatatttttccaatttcCACCAGAACATAATTAAACGTCGCTCATAAACTCAGAAACTCCGGTATGTCACTCTCACAAAATATCAACCAGATTACCATAATATTCACATACAAAGACATACCCGAGGATAGAGTGGCCAGATACGCATATAATACCAATCACATAAATCAACGTCAAATTTTCACCTGCAAATAAAtgctttattttaattttttatagatGAGTGGTTCATGAATTTCTCCTTTTATATTAGCAAGGCAACTCATTCCTTTACCATAATTCTTCCATTTCTCCATGCCATAACCAAATGGTTACCTAATCAACGGATAGATTATCTGTGGCGAACAAAAGATCATGCTTATAAAGATCATTTAGATTACGCACACGAGAAGGATTTTCAGTAGAGAGAAGGAAtctaaaaaaagtaaaaaagagaaaaactttaGGGAGACAACGGacaagaaaaagacaaaaggcCATGAGTAAATCAACAAGTtgagggaaagggaaagggacgCCCATGAAACCAATCAGTTGCTTCACAATTGTGGGAAATGATAGGAAGTATAGAAGAGTATATATAACAGTAATAAAGGATCATAATGCGTTTTCATTCGGAATCCATAATCCCTGATCTCCATTCAACCACACGGACATGAGACAATTTTTCGTGTTCAACATCATTAGCGCAATGTTGATGACGATCCTGATTGTTAGATGGTCAGCAGTTGTgcacaggaaaaagaaaacaatactAACAAGTCGACAATGTCTCAAGAGAAAAGTCAGCTCAAGCaaattgaatgaagaaaaatggaCAGACCCACGATAGATCTTGTGATCAAATTGTCGAATGGCAAAACTTTCTTACAACCGATAGATGGAACACATCGATTCTAGAAGATGGCATATAAACAATtcaagagaggatgaaagagaGAATCTACCGGCAAAAGC
This window of the Nymphaea colorata isolate Beijing-Zhang1983 chromosome 2, ASM883128v2, whole genome shotgun sequence genome carries:
- the LOC116249075 gene encoding annexin Gh1-like — translated: MSTVIVPPTVPSPSEDCEQLRVAFAGWGTNEKLIISIIGHRNAAQLKLIRNTYSELYGESLLKDLKEELSNDFESAVLLWTLDPAERDALLANQTIRRWDPKNLVLIEIACARSPKELLLVREAYHARFKRSIEEDVAPHVDSGYRKLLVGLVSSYRYPGVEVDSDLAKKEAEILHDKINGNAVNHEDVIRILTTRSKAQLSATFSHYKDSFGNPIDEDLKVDSKDEYVCALKAAIQCLVFPEKYFVDVLSKAINRLGTDEGALTRVVVTRAEVDMKQIKEEYLKVNGVGLDKAIVDDTSGDYRELLLTLIGHGDA